CAGCGAGCCATTTCGATATTGTCATCTAATTTAACATGTGCAGGGTGTGAATGTGCAGCTACGAGAGCTGGATCAGCCCGGGGTCGCTTTGGTAATTCCCATCGCTACCACATCAACATGTCTTGTGCCGTACCTACCTAGGCATAATTCGGTGCAGCTTGAAAGCTAAGCCATTAATAGACTAGTCGCAGATTGCAGTGGAGTTTGAAAATATATGTCCTGCATCTGGTGCGTGATCGGGAGAACGGCTATCAATACACGATTTTAATTGGAGCGGGGCTATTCAATCGTCAGTCCGCTAGTATTGGAGACGATAGATCGTGGCGTCGCAGATGGGCTAAATCTCGTGGAAGTTGCCGCCGTCATGGAGTTGAACGAGATTTTGTCGATAAACAGGGCAGCAAGAAAGTTCATAAAGAGCGGTGTGTCTTCGGAACCTGACGATATATTGTTTTGAGTAATAAGAAGTTTGCTTGACAGATGCCTGGGCAAGTAGAATGCATGTTAGATCGTGTATACCAATCGCATGTTAGGTAGACTGACGTTCGCCTCGCCGATCAGTCGTCGCGCAACCGCGGTTAACTAGTTAGACCTCGCCTGTGGGCTTTTCAATATCTTCTTCCACCGCCACGTCCACAAAAACACACATCGACTTCCTCGGGGAGAAGGAGATAGGGCATACGGCTGAAAACGAGCTCTTATTAGCCGGCCTACTTTCCCCGCTCATGGAATTGTATGCCCACCTCGACCTGATGGGACCTGCATCCCACGTGTTACTCCACCCCCGCATGTACATATCGCTTAGCCCAGAACGTCTACCCCAGGGCTAGGAGTTGACCCCGAAGATCCCGAGGTCCAAGCCGGTTGATTAGCGGATTAGCCAGCCACCTGCTGCGAGTATGTGGAACCTGGAAGAAACTCTGGAGAGCTAGCAGGTCGCTAGAGAAGAACAGCATAGTTGTATGCACCCCATGAGCCCGGATAAAGAAATGTACTGGGTTGACATGAACCGCTGCGGCGGATACGCATATTGGCCATGCATACGCTAAGGTTCTAGAATAACCGTCGAAGAATATATAGGACACGATGCAGGTCCGCTGGTAAGACAGACTCAGCCAAGAACGCATTTCAGATCATCGTTCAACATGCGTTTCTCCAGTATCGTCGCCAGCTTGGCTTTAGCCAGCTCTGCCATTGCAAGCCCGTAAGGAAACTCACCTCGTTTCTGGCATTTACATACTGACTTCAACCCAGCACTTCCTGCTCTGGCAATGACACTGGCAATGACAAAGACAGTCTCTACAAGGCCATGAAGAAGGCGGGACGAGAGTTCGTCGGCACAGCCCTGACTATCCACAACGAGACTCGTGAACAAGAGATCATCAAGCAGGAATTCAACTCCTTCACCCCGGAAAACGCGATGAAGTTTGAGTCTCTGCATCCATCTCGTTACAACTACACTTTCGATGACCCCGACCGCTATGCGGCTTATGCCAAGAAGAACAACCTTGAAATACACTGCCACACTTTGGTCTGGCACTCCCAGCTTCCTGCGTGGGTTTCTGAGGGCGGCTTCGACAACAAGACCCTCATCAGCATCATGGAGGACCACATCAAGACCGTCATGACCCGCTACCAGAGCGTCTGCACACGCTGGGATGTTGTAAATGAGGCTTTGTTCGACAACGGCACCTACCGCACCAGTGTCTGGTACAACACCATCGGCGAGGCCTACCTCCCCATCGCTTTCCGCCTCGCCAACAAGTACCGCGGCAAGGCGCAACTGTTCTACAATGACTACAACCTCGAGTACAACGACAACAAGACCGCAGGTGCCGTCCGTATCGCCAAGCTCATCAAATCCTACGGCGTTCGCATCGACGGTGTTGGCTACCAGGCCCATCTTGCCATCGAGTCCACACCTACTTCTCCAGGTGCTGCTCCCGACCAGAAGACCCTAGAAGCTGCTCTCCACGCGACTGCCGACCTGGGTCTCGACGTTGTCTACACTGAGCTTGATCTTCGCATGAACACTCCTGCCACCCCTGAGAAGCTCCAGGTTCAGGCCGAGTATTTCGAACGAGTAGCCAAATCTTGCATGGCTGTCAAGAGGTGCATTGGCATTACTCTTTGGGGTATCTCTGACAAGTACTCTTGGATCCCGGGAACCTTCAAGGGAGAGGGCGCTGCACTTGTGTGGGACGACAAATATGAGAAGAAGCCTGCGTATGCCGGACTCATCGCGGGCATCAGAGCTCCCAAGGGTCAGTAGTAGGTTAAGGTATCATCCTCAGATAGAAATTTGGTCAATATAGAAATACTCTCATATTCCATCGGGTTCTATTTCACATCATGTGCTTTTGAACAACGCCCATCAAGGGACAGCCACAGCTTATATACCCCTGTATCTCCTTTCTCAACCTCCCCCAGTCATGCTTCAATGTTTCATAGGGTCTCCTGTATCAGACCTGTCTCTTTGTTGCGAATTGTGGGATTTTTTTGGTTTCCATTTGCTGGCAAGTTTGTTTGCCAAATCTTCCATGGGTTTATCCCTCTTGTTACCAATTCTCAGGTCTGTGAGCTGATAGCCAAGTTCATCCACGGAGCCTTTCTTCTTTCGTAGCTCTCCAGGAGGCATTTCCTGCACTTGTTGTTTTGAAGCCACGCGAGAAAACGGGATCTCTTGATATTGGCAAAAACTATTTAAATCCGCACTTGGAATGCGCTGTCAAGTCTCATTGGCAGGATACGATGTTGGATTCCGCAATCAGAATCCGCTGTCGGGATGCGCTGTCGGATTCTGCTCTTACGTATTCGGCTTTTGGGAATTCGCTATTGGCATCGCCTAGTTGAATCTGCTATTGTGAGTCTTCTATGAGGAGCCTATGTGCATAATATGCTATTATAATTGATTGCTAACACCCGCTGTCGCGATACGCTGTTTGGTTACGGTGTTAAGATGTGCTGTCTGGAAGCACCCTTCAAAGATTTGCGGACATCAATCCAAATTTACACCCCACTTTTGTAATTGAAATTGAGATCAGATATCTCGAAGGCAGCTGTCGAGGAATGCGACAAATCCACTGTCAGTGTAGGTTATCGTGGGGAGGAACAAGATCGGGCTTTCGCGGCTATCAGGATTCCGACAATGGGAATCTACTGTATGACCTCGCTATCCAGGTCCATGAGATTTCGCTGTTTCAAACTGCTTTCGAAAACCGATGTCAGATAAGCTGGTGTTGGAAGATCTGTTATCAGGAAATTTGTTACCGGCGCTATTGAGGATTCTGCACCCAGGATCTTTTCTGGTAAGGTCTGCGACAACAGCATCATGCTGTTTTAGTATCTGTTACTAGTGCCTGGAAGGTCACGATCTTGGCGATTAGCGATTTGTTAATGGATTGCTCGCTTCTTTGGTGTCGAGATGAGGAACGCAGCACAAAACACTAATGCCGGAAACGAACTAGCTTCACTCGCCTCATTACACCCGCATTGTTGTAGCACGCCACCTTGGAAGTGCTAAATTGTCTACAAGTGCGCAAGAAAAGGGTACGGCGAGATTCCCACCAGCAATTATCCACTTGTAGTCGTTTTCAAGGTTGTTTGCGCTTACACTGGTGTCTCGGGTAGGTAGCTGCAAGTGGGACGCAGCTTTGACGTCGTTCTGCGTCAATCAGCACATGCGCTTGTCTAATTCGTAGGTAAGTATGACAGTATGATGCAGGCAGTTTTGAAGTGATGAGATTATGAGGCGCTGGGGAATACAACATTAGTGTAGCGTATAGTGTTAGCACGCACTGCCTACCTGCGCTTCAACTTTTGACAAACGGCCAGCAATCATTGTCGCTCATCGCTAGCGCATTGATCAAATTAGAGCAAGCGCAGATAAAAGAGAACTAATTGCCCGTTAAATCAGACGCCTCACTATCCGCTTCATCTATATCCATTCAATCACCGGTAGGCACTGCTCCGGCCAGGGACCATGATCGCTACAAGCCTGCTATCTGCCCGAAGCCGTATATCCTCTGTTGGATCACGATACTCGCACCCCAACGATGCTGAAGAACTTGATTCTGGTACCGGCACGACTAGTACTCAGCCCTGTTCTCCTTCGTACTTGTCATCCGACCTTAGCAGCACACCTGAgatcaatcaatcaagcaaGCTGACAGCCCCCggcttgattgattggcTGTTTGTATGAGATttggctggattgattgaattggcTTGGCGGAAAGTTGTTAGCTTGATTGGTAGCTTGGGTGCTTGATTCCCAAATAGGAAAGTTGTATATattttttggtgttgagtctcAGCCGTCGTCCCATGTATCTAGatcgtcgtcttcgcccACCCACTTGCTAAGCTCGTACAAAACGTCCATCTGCTCGTCGGTAAGCTTTGATTGGCCCATATCGTCGTTGTCGCCGCCACCAAAACCTGCCCGTCTCCATCGTCGTACTGAGTGTAGTGCTGCTAGTAGCTCAGGTGATATACAGCGTCGGCGAGGCTCTAGTAGATCTCCGAGCTCACTGAAGAcgcgctcacactcacagcttgaaGCGGGTATAGAGAGTATAGTAAGCGCCATCTTACTAAGGTTGGGATATTGATCGCGCAGCCCGAACCAGTATTGTATAGGATCGGTGCCCTTGCCAACGATTGGCTCGCGCTTCCACTgctcatactcatcctccttAGTATTGCCGCGTGTGGGATCAATAATGCCGTCAATCGCGTCGTCAATATTGCTCGGTTTCTTCGGTGCGCGTGTGTAGCAAGGCCTCGGTAACGGCAGCGACTTGTAATCCGCCCACAGTGCCTGGAAATTAAGATTATTAAGCGCCAGCCAGTCAGGCTTCTCAGCCCACGCTTGATCGCAGTAGTgtttgtagcgaggatggagtattgtagcagcgtagtaagctggcgagtcgtcgagttTAGCGTAGTACTCGTTCGCCTTAAGTAGCGCTGCGCGTAGATTAATaggaaggtgatcttcgggTGCCTCGTCGTGAGCGTCATGGACTACGCAATCGTAGTAGAGGAGGCGAGCTTCTAATTGAGTGAGTAGAAAATCAAACGTTGGGATCACCTCAGCGATCGCGCCAAAGCTATACTCGCCACGTCCCTCAAAGCGCTTTGTACACTCTTTAAGTGGCCTAAGAACCTCTATATAGTCGGTAACAACAGCCCAATCGGCAGCTGTGAGGCCGTCTGATCTCATCCACTgtgg
This sequence is a window from Pyrenophora tritici-repentis strain M4 chromosome 4, whole genome shotgun sequence. Protein-coding genes within it:
- a CDS encoding XynA, Beta-1,4-xylanase produces the protein MKKAGREFVGTALTIHNETREQEIIKQEFNSFTPENAMKFESLHPSRYNYTFDDPDRYAAYAKKNNLEIHCHTLVWHSQLPAWVSEGGFDNKTLISIMEDHIKTVMTRYQSVCTRWDVVNEALFDNGTYRTSVWYNTIGEAYLPIAFRLANKYRGKAQLFYNDYNLEYNDNKTAGAVRIAKLIKSYGVRIDGVGYQAHLAIESTPTSPGAAPDQKTLEAALHATADLGLDVVYTELDLRMNTPATPEKLQVQAEYFERVAKSCMAVKRCIGITLWGISDKYSWIPGTFKGEGAALVWDDKYEKKPAYAGLIAGIRAPKGQ